CCGTCCTGTAATTTAAATACAAAAATAACAATTCAACCCGGAAAAGAACAGCTTATTAATTTTTCATGATCTCGTCGTACTTAGAGATATTGGCCGGGTCAATCTTTTTAAGAATGTTGACAGCCTGAGTTTTCTCAGCGGGGGATCCTTCGGAGAAAATATTGACCAATTCATCGCTTTTGGCTTCCATGATAAGCTGTAGGAGGAATAGCCCCGGACGTTGATTTTGAACGGTTTCAAGATATTTCAGGCTTTTCAGGATGGCTGCCCTTCCGGATGCAGCATCGTCGTACATAATATCCAGCCCTTTTCGATGATATTCATATAAAAATTTACGTATTCCCTCGTAACTGGGATTCAACATGTTTTCAACAAGCCAGTAGCGATTTTTTTGATCTTCAAATGATTTCCATCCCGGATATGATTCATTCTGGGCAGCGTTCACGATAGATTCTGCCTTTTCATAAAATGGAGTTCCTCCATCCTGGACGAAGGTATCGAAGTCTATTCCTATAAATACATAAACCCAATATGCCAGAACAGAAGTCAGATTGGCTGCGAAAACGTTATCCTGAAACTCCAGTGGCTGGAATTCAACGTATTCGAACTGGAAATCGCGATCGATATAATTGAGGGTAGTGGA
This genomic window from Bacteroidota bacterium contains:
- a CDS encoding DUF4835 family protein is translated as MIKKSLLLIFLLASSLQALTQELYCTVKVNYQQVEGTETRVFENLERALFEFINNRKWTNYNYGVNERIECTMLITISERTSSDQFKGSINIALKRPIFNSAYNSTTLNYIDRDFQFEYVEFQPLEFQDNVFAANLTSVLAYWVYVFIGIDFDTFVQDGGTPFYEKAESIVNAAQNESYPGWKSFEDQKNRYWLVENMLNPSYEGIRKFLYEYHRKGLDIMYDDAASGRAAILKSLKYLETVQNQRPGLFLLQLIMEAKSDELVNIFSEGSPAEKTQAVNILKKIDPANISKYDEIMKN